A single Laribacter hongkongensis DSM 14985 DNA region contains:
- a CDS encoding bifunctional diguanylate cyclase/phosphodiesterase, whose protein sequence is MKHPTLIQRLWLLLLLLVFLAFSGTLLANLMNARSYLEQQLTAQNANTANSLALMVSQQRAEPVMAETLISATFDQGHYSLIRWQSSTGQVRVERQRSTQEPGWLPRLLELRPQPGRAMINAGWMQAGDILVETDPGVAYASLQKSLLQTLMWLLLAGLVTGAIGSRSILRLRSDLNRVTEQAQAISNHRFFQIPEPPVPELAQVVQAMNRMVAHLQSYLAGLTREVDTLRRERLTDRTTGVANREALEQTYSSLQAQEGGASGWLLLLRAASLTELNQRLGGQRADALLKHLAQLLEQASQRGRHGLAARLRGADFALLCPEIDQTQAESLARQLAGELALCQQMGLSDQENVAHMGLTPFAPGESLPALLGRTNHALTQAEAQGVNRWQLDSSNAVPVSSEHDWRELIETACRQHELQLRWYPVIGRDRQVRWQEGMLYRPAQGSEPAINALRLLSHSLRLNLTHLPDLAALHCALQAHDVGPVRAINLSPASLAHPRFLPCITESLGSVRGLQLSFEFHEIGLTEHWEAFLAFSQAIRMLGHRVAVEILGHNLELVARLNSSGISYLVIDGSLTRDIDQDAGRQNLLRGLLRMTGLMSVELIAKGVSRPEDLATLIELGVDGLTGPAVTP, encoded by the coding sequence ATGAAACATCCAACCCTGATCCAACGCCTGTGGTTGCTGCTGCTGCTGCTGGTATTTCTCGCTTTCAGCGGCACGCTGCTGGCCAATCTCATGAATGCCCGCAGCTATCTGGAACAACAGCTGACCGCGCAGAATGCCAATACCGCCAACTCGCTGGCCCTGATGGTCAGTCAGCAGCGTGCCGAGCCGGTCATGGCCGAAACGCTGATCAGCGCTACTTTCGACCAGGGTCATTACAGCCTGATCCGCTGGCAGAGCAGCACCGGGCAGGTCCGGGTAGAACGCCAGCGCAGCACCCAGGAACCCGGCTGGCTACCCCGCCTGCTGGAGCTGCGTCCGCAGCCCGGCCGGGCCATGATCAATGCCGGCTGGATGCAGGCGGGTGACATTCTGGTTGAAACCGATCCCGGTGTAGCCTACGCCTCACTGCAAAAAAGCCTGCTGCAAACATTGATGTGGCTGTTGCTGGCAGGTCTGGTCACCGGTGCGATCGGTTCGCGCAGCATCCTGCGGCTGCGCAGTGACCTGAACCGGGTCACCGAACAGGCCCAGGCCATCAGCAACCACCGTTTTTTCCAGATCCCCGAACCGCCCGTCCCTGAGCTGGCCCAAGTGGTCCAGGCCATGAACCGTATGGTGGCCCACCTGCAAAGCTATCTGGCCGGGCTGACCCGCGAAGTGGACACACTGCGCCGCGAGCGGCTGACCGACCGGACGACCGGAGTGGCCAACCGCGAGGCACTGGAGCAGACCTACTCCAGCCTTCAGGCCCAGGAAGGCGGAGCCAGTGGCTGGCTGCTGCTGCTGCGTGCAGCCAGTCTCACCGAGCTGAACCAGCGACTGGGTGGCCAGCGGGCTGATGCCTTGCTGAAACACCTGGCCCAGCTGCTGGAACAGGCCAGCCAGCGTGGGCGCCATGGACTTGCTGCCCGCCTGCGCGGCGCCGATTTCGCCCTGCTGTGCCCGGAAATCGACCAGACACAGGCAGAATCCCTCGCCCGCCAGCTGGCGGGTGAGCTGGCGCTCTGCCAGCAGATGGGCCTGTCCGACCAGGAAAATGTTGCGCACATGGGGCTGACTCCGTTCGCTCCGGGAGAAAGCCTGCCCGCCTTGCTCGGGCGTACCAACCATGCCCTGACCCAAGCCGAGGCACAAGGCGTCAACCGCTGGCAGCTCGACAGCAGCAATGCCGTACCGGTCAGCAGCGAACATGACTGGCGGGAACTGATCGAAACCGCCTGCCGGCAGCATGAACTCCAGTTGCGCTGGTATCCGGTCATCGGCCGCGACCGGCAAGTGCGCTGGCAGGAAGGCATGCTGTATCGCCCGGCCCAGGGCAGCGAGCCCGCAATCAATGCCTTGCGCCTGCTGTCGCACAGCCTGCGCCTGAACCTGACCCACCTGCCTGACCTGGCAGCCCTGCATTGCGCCCTGCAAGCCCACGATGTCGGGCCCGTACGCGCCATCAACCTTTCGCCGGCCTCGCTGGCTCATCCCCGGTTCCTGCCTTGCATAACCGAATCCCTGGGCTCCGTCCGCGGATTACAGCTGTCGTTTGAATTCCACGAGATCGGTCTGACCGAACACTGGGAGGCATTCCTGGCCTTCAGTCAGGCCATCCGCATGCTGGGTCACCGGGTAGCGGTCGAAATCCTTGGACACAATCTGGAACTGGTGGCGCGGCTCAACAGCAGCGGCATCAGCTATCTGGTGATTGACGGGAGCCTGACGCGTGACATTGACCAGGATGCCGGCCGGCAAAACCTGCTGCGCGGCCTGCTGCGCATGACCGGCCTGATGTCGGTCGAGCTGATCGCCAAGGGTGTCAGCCGTCCGGAAGATCTGGCAACCCTGATCGAGCTGGGCGTAGACGGGTTGACCGGGCCTGCCGTGACGCCGTAA
- a CDS encoding transglutaminase-like cysteine peptidase, protein MSRLSRLLVTPLLLLALCCAWLSWALDIPNEATAARYGPRAQQIYREWTDVMRTASSAGEAEQLKLVNQFLNRRIQFRDDMEIWGKSDYWATPLEMFSKGAGDCEDYSIAKYLSLRALNIPADKLRLVYVKARIGGAQSNVTQAHMVVAYYPAPDAEPLILDNLLTTILPASERPDLIPVFSFNASSVWIGNTVRSGAERLTRWQDLLTRARNEGFRY, encoded by the coding sequence ATGTCGCGCCTATCCCGCCTGCTTGTGACACCATTGCTGCTGCTGGCATTGTGCTGCGCCTGGCTCAGCTGGGCGCTGGACATTCCCAACGAAGCCACCGCAGCACGCTATGGCCCGCGTGCGCAACAGATCTACCGGGAATGGACCGACGTCATGCGTACGGCCAGCAGTGCCGGCGAGGCCGAGCAGCTCAAACTGGTCAACCAGTTCCTGAACCGGCGCATCCAGTTCCGCGACGACATGGAAATCTGGGGAAAATCCGACTACTGGGCCACGCCACTGGAAATGTTCAGCAAGGGCGCGGGCGACTGCGAAGACTATTCGATTGCCAAATACCTCTCGCTCCGGGCACTCAACATCCCGGCCGACAAGCTCCGGCTGGTCTACGTCAAGGCCCGCATCGGCGGAGCCCAGAGCAACGTGACCCAGGCTCACATGGTTGTGGCCTACTACCCGGCACCGGATGCCGAACCGTTGATTCTTGACAACCTCCTGACCACCATCCTGCCTGCCTCCGAACGCCCGGACCTGATCCCTGTTTTCAGCTTCAATGCCAGCAGTGTCTGGATTGGCAATACTGTCCGCAGCGGAGCCGAGCGCCTGACGCGCTGGCAAGACCTGCTGACGCGCGCGCGCAACGAAGGCTTTCGCTACTGA
- a CDS encoding TolC family outer membrane protein yields MSFLKKTVLVAGLMAAWLPVVNAAGIREAVEKTVLHNPEVRFRWHEFRSAAEEMGVGRAGYFPTLDVGYSVGNDNINEPLSQNGPRVKEHYTRKGWTANLTQNLFQGFQTLNTVRQLEYGKRSKYFDFLSVTDAQALEAVRAWLDVLRYRQLVELARDNYATHKGIYEQVREKVNAGVGRRVDLEQANGRLALAEANLITESSNLNDVSARYFRLVGEAPPVDMSPMPSLASKLPAGNDLISMATQHNPSYLSALDNIRASRSEVHVRRGAFSPTLDLRASKQLGDNLGTYEGRYDRSLVELVFNVNLSRGGADKARLEVAAQRLNSALDLRDKACVDMRQTAVIAYNDVRKLKEQLGALRQHRLSTEKARDAYRRQFDIGQRSLLDLLDSENELFDASRSLVNAEMDEQLAQARVLAAIGTLLPALDLKPIEEFNYPDEASRAEVASCATDYTPPAPLDRDAIPAKSYTALTAVVPEDMSGPVGPLGIQPVVPPADKPVKGPADTGRKK; encoded by the coding sequence ATGTCTTTTCTGAAAAAGACGGTATTGGTGGCAGGATTGATGGCGGCGTGGCTGCCGGTCGTCAACGCTGCCGGTATTCGCGAAGCGGTGGAAAAAACCGTGCTCCATAATCCGGAAGTGCGGTTCCGCTGGCATGAGTTCCGTTCCGCGGCCGAGGAAATGGGCGTGGGGCGGGCCGGTTATTTTCCCACCCTTGATGTCGGGTATTCCGTCGGAAATGACAATATCAATGAGCCGCTCAGCCAGAACGGACCTCGCGTCAAAGAGCATTACACGCGCAAGGGCTGGACTGCCAATCTGACCCAGAACCTGTTTCAGGGGTTCCAGACGCTGAATACCGTACGGCAGCTGGAGTATGGCAAGCGCAGCAAGTATTTCGATTTCCTGTCCGTCACTGATGCACAGGCCCTTGAAGCTGTCCGGGCCTGGCTGGATGTGCTGCGCTATCGCCAGCTCGTTGAACTGGCCCGTGACAACTATGCCACGCACAAAGGCATTTACGAGCAAGTGCGGGAGAAAGTGAACGCAGGAGTTGGCCGGCGCGTGGACTTGGAGCAGGCCAATGGTCGTCTGGCCTTGGCTGAGGCCAATCTGATCACCGAGTCGTCCAATCTCAATGATGTCAGTGCACGCTATTTCCGGCTGGTCGGCGAGGCTCCGCCGGTCGACATGAGCCCCATGCCTTCCTTGGCAAGCAAGCTGCCGGCCGGGAATGATCTGATCAGCATGGCGACACAGCACAATCCGTCGTATCTGTCGGCCTTGGACAACATCCGGGCCAGCCGCAGTGAGGTGCACGTTCGGCGCGGTGCATTTTCTCCTACGCTTGACCTGAGGGCCAGCAAGCAGCTGGGCGACAACTTGGGAACCTACGAAGGGCGCTATGACCGCAGCCTGGTCGAGCTGGTATTCAACGTCAATCTGTCCCGTGGCGGAGCGGACAAGGCTCGGCTTGAAGTGGCTGCGCAGCGCCTGAACAGTGCCTTGGACCTGCGTGACAAGGCATGTGTGGACATGCGCCAGACCGCCGTGATTGCTTACAACGATGTGCGCAAGCTCAAGGAGCAACTGGGAGCCCTGCGTCAGCACCGGCTGTCGACCGAGAAGGCCCGTGATGCCTATCGTCGCCAGTTTGACATCGGCCAGCGTTCGCTGCTGGATCTGCTGGACAGTGAAAACGAGCTGTTTGATGCTAGCCGCTCGCTCGTCAATGCCGAAATGGACGAGCAACTGGCGCAAGCCCGGGTACTTGCCGCAATCGGAACCCTTCTGCCGGCGCTGGACCTCAAACCCATTGAAGAATTCAACTACCCAGACGAAGCAAGCCGGGCCGAGGTGGCCAGTTGTGCGACCGACTACACGCCACCGGCACCTCTGGATCGTGATGCGATTCCGGCCAAGTCCTATACTGCCCTGACAGCCGTGGTCCCGGAAGACATGTCCGGTCCGGTCGGGCCTTTGGGCATACAGCCGGTCGTGCCTCCGGCCGACAAGCCTGTGAAAGGCCCTGCCGATACTGGCAGGAAAAAATAA
- a CDS encoding MaoC family dehydratase, which yields MSVYLEDLQPGMSADYGKTITEADILLFSAVSGDNNPVHLNAEYAENTLFKTRIAHGMLTASFISTILGTRLPGEGTIFLSNSCKFKAPVRIGDTVTARCTVSVIDVEKKRVTFKTECWVKDTLVLEGEAVVMPPRRG from the coding sequence ATGAGCGTGTATCTGGAAGACCTGCAACCGGGCATGTCGGCCGACTACGGCAAGACCATCACCGAAGCTGACATTCTGCTGTTTTCCGCTGTTTCCGGTGACAACAACCCGGTACACCTGAATGCCGAATATGCGGAAAACACCCTCTTCAAAACCCGCATTGCCCACGGCATGCTGACGGCCAGCTTCATCTCCACCATCCTGGGAACACGCCTGCCGGGAGAAGGGACGATTTTTTTGTCGAACAGCTGCAAGTTCAAGGCTCCGGTGCGGATCGGCGATACCGTTACCGCACGCTGCACCGTCAGTGTCATTGATGTGGAAAAAAAGCGCGTAACCTTCAAGACCGAGTGCTGGGTCAAGGATACCCTGGTACTGGAAGGTGAAGCTGTTGTCATGCCGCCACGCCGGGGCTGA
- a CDS encoding electron transfer flavoprotein subunit beta/FixA family protein, with product MKALVAVKRVVDYNVKVRVKADGTDVDIANVKMSMNPFDEIAVEEAVRQKEAGKVSEIVVVSLGVKQCEETLRTALAMGADRAVHVETDAELQPLAVAKLLKKIVDKEAPRLVFLGKQAIDDDSNQTGQMLAALMNVGQGTFASRVDLSAESVTVTREIDGGLETVKLALPAVLSVDLRLNEPRYVKLPNIMAAKKKPLEKVSPADLGVDIAPRLKTLKVAEPAKRSAGVKVGSVAELVAKLKNEAKVL from the coding sequence ATGAAAGCGTTAGTCGCCGTCAAGCGCGTTGTGGATTACAACGTGAAAGTCCGCGTCAAGGCGGATGGAACCGACGTGGATATTGCCAACGTCAAGATGTCGATGAACCCGTTTGACGAAATTGCGGTTGAAGAAGCCGTACGTCAGAAGGAGGCCGGCAAGGTCAGTGAAATCGTGGTCGTCAGCCTCGGCGTCAAGCAGTGCGAAGAAACCTTGCGTACCGCTCTGGCCATGGGCGCTGACCGTGCCGTTCACGTCGAAACCGATGCCGAACTGCAGCCGCTGGCTGTCGCCAAGCTCCTGAAAAAGATTGTCGACAAAGAAGCACCCCGGCTGGTGTTTCTCGGCAAACAGGCCATTGACGACGATTCCAACCAGACCGGCCAGATGCTGGCCGCACTGATGAATGTCGGCCAGGGTACCTTTGCCTCCAGGGTTGACCTGTCTGCTGAATCGGTGACCGTTACCCGTGAAATCGACGGCGGTCTCGAAACCGTCAAGCTGGCCCTGCCGGCCGTGCTGTCTGTCGACCTGCGCCTGAACGAGCCGCGCTACGTCAAGCTGCCGAACATCATGGCAGCCAAGAAGAAGCCGCTGGAAAAAGTGTCTCCAGCCGATCTGGGCGTGGACATCGCCCCGCGCCTCAAGACCCTGAAAGTAGCCGAGCCGGCCAAGCGTTCGGCGGGCGTCAAGGTGGGTTCGGTTGCCGAACTGGTTGCCAAACTGAAGAACGAAGCAAAGGTGCTGTAA
- a CDS encoding electron transfer flavoprotein subunit alpha/FixB family protein, producing MAILVIAEHDNAALKSTTKNTVTAAARLGGDIHVLVLGAGAQAAAAEAAKLAGVSKVLLADNAAFAHGLAENLAPAIAGLAKDYSHVLAPATSFGKNVMPRVAALLDVAQLSDIVGIESADTFVRPVYAGNVLVTVQSSDAVKVVTVRGTAFEAAADTGSAAVEAVSVGADTGLAAYVGAELTQSDRPELTAAKVIVSGGRALGSAEQFKAVVEPLADKLGAAVGASRAAVDAGYAPNDYQVGQTGKVVAPQLYIALGISGAIQHLAGMKDSKVIVAINKDEEAPIFQVADYGLVADLFTAVPELMAELSK from the coding sequence ATGGCCATCCTCGTTATTGCAGAACACGACAACGCCGCCCTGAAGTCGACAACCAAGAACACCGTTACCGCAGCGGCCCGGCTGGGTGGTGACATCCACGTGCTGGTGCTCGGAGCCGGTGCCCAGGCCGCCGCGGCCGAAGCCGCAAAGCTGGCTGGCGTCAGCAAGGTGCTGCTGGCTGACAACGCGGCCTTTGCCCACGGGCTGGCCGAAAACCTGGCACCGGCCATTGCCGGCCTGGCCAAGGACTACAGCCATGTGCTGGCACCGGCCACGTCCTTTGGCAAGAACGTCATGCCGCGTGTTGCGGCCCTGCTGGACGTCGCCCAGTTGTCCGACATCGTCGGCATCGAATCCGCCGATACCTTCGTGCGCCCGGTGTATGCCGGCAACGTGCTGGTGACCGTGCAGTCGAGCGATGCCGTCAAGGTGGTGACCGTGCGCGGAACGGCATTCGAAGCGGCTGCCGATACCGGCTCAGCCGCAGTGGAAGCCGTCAGCGTGGGGGCCGATACCGGCCTTGCCGCCTACGTGGGTGCCGAGCTGACCCAGTCCGACCGTCCGGAACTGACCGCAGCCAAGGTCATCGTTTCCGGTGGTCGCGCCCTCGGGTCGGCCGAGCAGTTCAAGGCCGTGGTCGAGCCGCTGGCCGACAAGCTGGGCGCTGCCGTGGGCGCTTCGCGCGCTGCCGTTGACGCCGGCTATGCCCCGAACGACTACCAGGTCGGTCAGACCGGCAAGGTGGTGGCTCCGCAGCTCTACATCGCGCTGGGTATTTCCGGTGCCATCCAGCACTTGGCCGGCATGAAGGACTCCAAGGTGATCGTGGCCATCAACAAGGACGAAGAGGCGCCGATTTTCCAGGTGGCCGATTACGGTCTGGTGGCCGATCTCTTTACCGCTGTGCCGGAGCTGATGGCCGAGCTGTCCAAGTAA
- a CDS encoding acyl-CoA dehydrogenase C-terminal domain-containing protein translates to MSYQAPQKDIRFALEMGELPAVCTLPGFEDCNMELAEAITEEAAKFAEGVLDPINRAGDKGNTWSDYAVTTVPGFKDAFTQFCESGWMGLKCPADFGGQGLPALLSMATEEMWNAANMSFALAPMLSTGAIEALEHNGSDEIKATYLPKLISGEWAGTMNLTEPNAGSDLAQVRTKAVPQADGSYLITGQKIFITWGEHDMTDNIVHLVLARLPDAPAGVKGISLFVVPKFLVNADGSLGARNDVRCVSIEHKLGIHGSPTAVMSFGDQGGAVGYLVGELNKGLAHMFVMMNNARMGVAVQGMAISERAYQQAVEYARDRIQCRELGSRDPASVAIIRHPDVRRMLMTMRAQIEAQRLLTYAAGAALDRAARHPVPEEKARQQALINFLIPIVKGWNTEQSVEITSLGVQVHGGMGFIEETGAAQHFRDARITSIYEGTTGIQAMDLIGRKLAMENGATAKALLEETKAVAGKLAGLGSDFAVFKANLEAGIVQAGQCVDFILARFASEPQLPAAGSVPFLKLMGILLGGWQMARAALVAAERRADPAADVAFYEAKLVTARFYGEHILSQTSGLAAAIIQGGESVLALADDAF, encoded by the coding sequence ATGAGCTACCAAGCCCCCCAGAAAGACATCCGCTTTGCTTTGGAGATGGGCGAACTGCCCGCCGTGTGCACGCTGCCGGGCTTCGAAGACTGCAACATGGAGCTGGCTGAAGCCATTACCGAAGAGGCTGCCAAGTTTGCCGAAGGCGTACTGGATCCGATCAACCGTGCGGGTGACAAGGGCAACACCTGGTCCGACTATGCCGTGACCACCGTTCCGGGATTCAAGGATGCCTTCACCCAGTTCTGCGAGTCGGGCTGGATGGGGCTGAAGTGTCCGGCCGACTTTGGCGGTCAGGGCCTGCCGGCCCTGCTGTCGATGGCCACCGAAGAAATGTGGAACGCTGCCAACATGTCGTTTGCCCTGGCGCCGATGCTGTCCACCGGTGCCATCGAGGCGCTGGAGCACAACGGTAGCGATGAAATCAAGGCAACCTACCTGCCGAAGCTGATTTCCGGTGAATGGGCCGGCACCATGAACCTGACCGAGCCGAATGCCGGTTCGGACCTGGCCCAGGTGCGCACCAAGGCCGTACCGCAGGCCGATGGCAGCTATCTCATCACCGGGCAAAAGATTTTCATCACCTGGGGTGAGCACGACATGACGGACAACATCGTCCATCTGGTGCTGGCCCGTTTGCCGGATGCTCCGGCCGGTGTCAAAGGCATTTCCCTGTTCGTGGTGCCCAAGTTCCTCGTCAATGCCGATGGCAGCCTCGGTGCCCGCAACGACGTCCGCTGCGTGTCGATCGAGCACAAGCTCGGCATCCATGGCAGCCCGACGGCTGTCATGAGCTTCGGTGACCAGGGGGGGGCAGTCGGCTATCTGGTCGGCGAGCTCAACAAAGGCCTGGCCCACATGTTCGTGATGATGAACAACGCCCGCATGGGTGTGGCGGTTCAGGGCATGGCCATCAGCGAACGCGCCTACCAGCAGGCGGTGGAATACGCGCGTGACCGCATCCAGTGCCGTGAACTGGGTAGCCGCGACCCGGCCAGCGTGGCGATCATCCGCCACCCGGACGTGCGCCGCATGTTGATGACCATGCGTGCCCAGATCGAGGCCCAGCGTCTCTTGACCTACGCGGCAGGTGCTGCGCTGGATCGTGCTGCCCGCCATCCGGTACCGGAAGAAAAGGCCCGTCAGCAGGCGCTGATCAATTTCCTGATCCCGATCGTCAAGGGCTGGAACACCGAGCAGTCCGTCGAAATCACCTCGCTGGGCGTGCAGGTGCATGGCGGCATGGGCTTTATCGAGGAAACCGGTGCTGCCCAGCATTTCCGTGATGCCCGCATCACGTCGATCTACGAAGGCACCACCGGCATTCAGGCCATGGACCTGATCGGCCGCAAGCTCGCCATGGAAAACGGTGCCACAGCCAAGGCGCTGCTTGAGGAAACCAAAGCGGTTGCCGGCAAGCTGGCAGGTCTGGGCAGCGACTTTGCCGTGTTCAAGGCCAATCTGGAAGCCGGTATTGTCCAGGCCGGCCAGTGCGTTGATTTCATCCTGGCCCGGTTTGCCAGCGAGCCGCAGCTGCCTGCTGCCGGTTCGGTGCCGTTCCTGAAGCTGATGGGCATCCTGCTGGGCGGCTGGCAGATGGCGCGTGCCGCCCTGGTGGCAGCCGAGCGTCGCGCCGATCCGGCCGCGGACGTGGCGTTCTACGAAGCCAAGCTGGTAACGGCCCGCTTCTATGGCGAGCACATCCTGTCGCAGACATCCGGGCTGGCTGCTGCCATCATTCAGGGTGGCGAAAGTGTGCTGGCGCTGGCGGACGACGCGTTCTGA
- a CDS encoding LTA synthase family protein, protein MIRRAEWLWLRAWQGGMVFAMAWLVLEGIRLALVLSYLPPASSASWYEWGQAFWTGGRFDAKWLAIWLLPAWLALVLATWLPKVPAGWIDRFVIRCWVPVGIAALLLLGLVNYFYFGFYQSPINAIVFGLFEDDTVAVLQTVWHDYPVIPGVLAWLGLVAGILYGAARVGRKRPHMLSAWHRAGLVVMTLLLAGLARGSLGTFPLRDTDAAVGRDAFVNAAVPNGVQALYSAWLDRLATDLGRDEFSGVRRLGFASPLEAARVLGWQGSQDELLRTLLAAPQPAPQAPRPHVVFALMEAWGRELIDAHEPGRNDTLGRLAPFLQRDDYFPHAISVEHGTFPSLEGLLFDTPVTPLTQSRYGQQPFSFAVTRPFKAAGYRVVFLTSGSGSWRHLDHNLLRQGFDEVLDQQSIRQRFPEAEAGTWGVPDDYMMRYASELLAEADRRGEHLLLFMLSTTNHPPYHTPAGYALRPVDPTALPAHRTPDAALARSILETYQYANDSLGGFLERLVAAPWGQRTIVAATGDHNTRSIFEYPDASRLDLAYGVPILFRVPAALRPADPEVGAWASHRDIFPTLQALALGIEPSRFAGRNLYAPGGPSMATSFVAGEGGRGLMLDQTGAVWGFERPRHLLWRDGRLQPASEPVPELEAAGLRARAGMALADWRVRHAALHPPSTGQD, encoded by the coding sequence ATGATCAGACGTGCAGAGTGGCTGTGGCTTCGGGCCTGGCAGGGCGGGATGGTGTTTGCGATGGCCTGGCTGGTGCTGGAGGGGATACGGCTGGCGCTGGTCCTCAGCTATCTTCCGCCGGCCAGTTCCGCGTCATGGTACGAGTGGGGGCAGGCGTTCTGGACCGGTGGGCGCTTTGATGCAAAGTGGCTGGCGATCTGGCTGTTGCCGGCATGGCTGGCGCTGGTGCTGGCAACGTGGTTGCCAAAGGTTCCGGCCGGATGGATTGACCGCTTTGTCATCCGGTGCTGGGTGCCGGTCGGCATTGCCGCCCTGCTGCTGCTGGGACTGGTCAATTATTTTTATTTCGGCTTTTACCAGTCGCCGATCAATGCCATCGTTTTCGGCCTGTTTGAAGACGATACCGTGGCCGTCTTGCAAACGGTCTGGCACGACTATCCGGTCATCCCGGGGGTGCTGGCCTGGCTGGGGCTGGTGGCCGGCATCCTGTATGGCGCCGCCAGGGTGGGCCGGAAACGGCCGCATATGCTGTCGGCCTGGCACAGGGCGGGGCTTGTCGTGATGACCCTGCTGCTGGCCGGTCTGGCGCGCGGCAGCCTGGGGACTTTCCCGTTACGGGATACCGATGCGGCAGTGGGGCGCGATGCCTTTGTCAACGCGGCGGTTCCCAACGGGGTGCAGGCACTCTATTCCGCCTGGCTTGACCGCCTTGCAACCGATCTGGGGCGGGACGAGTTTTCCGGTGTCCGGAGGCTCGGGTTTGCTTCGCCGCTGGAAGCGGCCCGGGTGTTGGGCTGGCAGGGCTCGCAGGATGAACTGCTGCGGACATTGCTGGCTGCCCCGCAGCCAGCTCCGCAGGCGCCGCGTCCGCATGTCGTGTTTGCCCTGATGGAGGCCTGGGGGCGGGAACTGATCGATGCCCATGAGCCTGGGCGCAACGATACCCTCGGGCGTCTGGCGCCGTTCTTGCAGCGTGATGATTATTTCCCGCATGCGATATCGGTGGAGCACGGTACGTTCCCGAGTCTGGAGGGGCTGTTGTTTGATACGCCGGTGACGCCGCTGACGCAAAGCCGCTACGGGCAGCAGCCGTTCAGTTTTGCGGTCACCCGGCCTTTCAAGGCGGCCGGCTACCGGGTGGTGTTCCTGACGTCCGGCAGCGGCAGCTGGCGGCATCTGGACCACAACCTGCTCCGGCAGGGGTTTGACGAGGTACTGGACCAGCAGTCGATCCGGCAGCGTTTTCCCGAAGCCGAGGCCGGTACCTGGGGAGTGCCGGACGACTACATGATGCGCTATGCCAGCGAACTGCTGGCCGAAGCCGACCGCAGGGGCGAGCACCTGCTGCTGTTCATGCTGTCGACCACCAATCACCCGCCGTACCATACTCCGGCCGGATATGCGCTCCGGCCGGTCGATCCGACGGCCCTGCCGGCGCACCGCACGCCGGATGCCGCCCTGGCTCGCAGCATTCTGGAAACCTACCAGTATGCCAATGACAGTCTGGGCGGTTTTCTGGAGCGGCTGGTTGCGGCACCGTGGGGGCAGCGGACCATCGTGGCAGCAACCGGTGACCACAATACACGCTCCATTTTCGAGTATCCCGATGCCAGCCGGCTGGATCTGGCCTACGGCGTGCCGATCCTGTTCCGGGTGCCGGCAGCCTTGCGTCCGGCCGATCCGGAGGTCGGGGCCTGGGCCAGTCACCGGGACATCTTTCCGACATTGCAGGCGCTGGCGCTGGGGATTGAACCGTCGCGTTTTGCCGGGCGCAATCTCTATGCACCAGGCGGGCCGTCAATGGCGACCAGCTTTGTCGCCGGCGAAGGCGGGCGGGGGCTGATGCTGGACCAGACCGGTGCTGTCTGGGGATTTGAGCGGCCAAGGCACCTGCTCTGGCGCGACGGCCGGCTGCAACCCGCGTCGGAACCCGTGCCGGAGCTGGAGGCTGCCGGCTTGCGCGCACGGGCCGGGATGGCCCTGGCGGACTGGCGGGTGCGCCATGCAGCCCTGCATCCACCGTCAACCGGGCAGGATTGA